The following proteins come from a genomic window of Aquimarina sp. MAR_2010_214:
- a CDS encoding RNA polymerase sigma factor yields the protein MKEGAFITLTNGFKDKLFRLAKRLLVSNEEAEDATQEVLLKLWKNKSKMAEYKNVEAFAMTMTKNYCYDKLKAKETGNLKIVHSNYKDEKPSLQRQVEARDSLDWVGKIMDGLPEQQRMIIQLRDIEQYNNAEIADMLELNETAVRVALSRGRKKIREELLKKHNYGVV from the coding sequence ATGAAAGAAGGAGCATTTATAACGCTTACAAACGGATTTAAAGATAAGCTTTTTAGATTAGCTAAACGTTTGCTTGTAAGTAATGAAGAAGCAGAAGATGCTACACAAGAAGTATTATTGAAGCTATGGAAGAATAAGAGTAAAATGGCCGAGTATAAAAATGTAGAAGCTTTTGCAATGACAATGACTAAGAATTATTGTTATGATAAGCTTAAGGCTAAAGAAACAGGAAACCTAAAAATTGTACATAGTAATTATAAGGATGAGAAACCTTCGTTACAACGACAAGTAGAAGCTAGAGATAGCTTGGATTGGGTAGGTAAGATTATGGACGGTCTGCCAGAACAACAACGAATGATTATCCAACTTAGAGATATAGAACAATATAATAATGCAGAAATAGCTGATATGCTAGAACTTAATGAAACGGCAGTTAGAGTTGCATTATCAAGAGGAAGAAAAAAAATTAGAGAAGAATTATTAAAAAAACACAATTATGGAGTTGTCTAA
- a CDS encoding S41 family peptidase — protein sequence MKYIKYFALLLFVGNLFTSCFDDNDDVPRISGTTEINDFIWKGLNRYYLYKADVPDLANSRFPSNQEYTQFLEGFSTPKAFFEELKSKQTILVDGEQVNVDQFSWIVDDYVALEQAFDGITKNNGMEYGLVRYPNDQSLVFGYVRYVLPGTDAATKGIKRGDIFNTVNSTQINEQNFRQLLGLDSYTIGMATFDGTNVTSTGTSVSLTKVQYTENPVFISKTIDVGGSPVGYLMYNSFTADFDVQLNAAFGKFASDNVTDLILDLRYNGGGSVTSAIDLSSMITGQFNGQVFSTEQWNSDRQEQFGSTNLFDNQIRTGEAINNLNLSRVYILTTRSSASASELVINGLDPHVNVIQVGATTRGKFQASITLYDSDNFGRQGANTGHTYAMQPLVLKSSNSVGFTDYHGGFSPEIEIKEDYSNLGVLGDENEPLLKAAIDNILGTRSAKNYNTIQLESVGSSKMFSPAYQRMYK from the coding sequence ATGAAGTACATAAAGTATTTTGCACTATTGCTTTTCGTTGGTAACCTGTTTACATCATGTTTTGATGATAACGATGATGTTCCTCGTATCTCTGGTACTACAGAAATAAATGATTTTATATGGAAAGGATTAAACCGCTATTATTTATATAAAGCAGATGTACCTGATTTGGCAAATAGTCGTTTTCCTTCTAATCAAGAATACACACAATTCTTAGAAGGGTTTTCTACTCCCAAAGCATTTTTTGAGGAATTAAAATCTAAACAAACGATATTAGTAGACGGAGAACAGGTAAACGTTGATCAGTTTAGTTGGATTGTAGATGACTATGTTGCATTAGAACAAGCTTTTGACGGTATTACAAAGAATAATGGTATGGAGTATGGTCTTGTACGTTACCCAAATGACCAGTCTCTTGTATTTGGATATGTACGTTATGTACTACCAGGAACTGATGCTGCAACTAAAGGAATAAAAAGAGGAGATATCTTTAACACAGTTAATAGTACTCAAATTAATGAACAAAATTTTAGACAATTACTAGGCCTCGATAGTTATACTATAGGTATGGCTACTTTTGATGGTACTAATGTGACTTCTACAGGAACTTCAGTTTCGCTTACCAAAGTTCAATATACCGAGAATCCAGTTTTTATATCAAAAACTATTGATGTAGGTGGTAGTCCTGTCGGGTATCTTATGTATAATTCTTTTACTGCAGATTTCGATGTTCAACTTAATGCTGCCTTTGGAAAATTTGCATCTGATAACGTAACCGATCTAATATTGGATTTAAGATACAATGGCGGTGGATCTGTTACATCTGCAATTGATTTATCTAGTATGATTACAGGACAGTTTAATGGTCAAGTTTTTTCAACAGAGCAATGGAACTCTGATCGACAAGAACAATTTGGCAGTACCAATCTATTTGATAATCAAATCAGAACAGGTGAAGCTATTAATAATCTTAATTTAAGTAGAGTTTATATTTTAACAACCAGAAGTTCTGCTTCGGCTAGTGAACTGGTAATTAATGGACTTGATCCTCATGTAAATGTGATTCAGGTGGGAGCCACAACAAGAGGAAAATTCCAAGCATCAATAACACTATATGACTCTGATAATTTTGGCCGACAAGGTGCTAATACAGGACATACATATGCCATGCAACCTCTTGTTCTTAAGTCAAGTAATTCTGTTGGTTTTACAGATTATCATGGTGGTTTTTCTCCAGAAATAGAAATCAAAGAAGATTATTCTAATCTAGGAGTTCTAGGGGATGAAAATGAACCTCTTCTTAAAGCTGCAATAGATAATATTTTGGGCACAAGAAGTGCAAAAAACTATAATACGATACAATTAGAAAGCGTAGGAAGTAGTAAAATGTTTTCTCCCGCTTATCAACGAATGTATAAATAA
- a CDS encoding S41 family peptidase, with translation MRTIQFKILLLSLFIVFSCSNDDDNPQDQGTTTPEAPINSDQNIDQFIWKGMNAAYLYKANVGDLANNRFNTNQEFFQFLSKFKSPETLFNGLKSTNPEDRFSFIVDDYIALEQAFSGISKSNGIDFGLSLVSQDSDDVIGFIRYILPGTDAEAKGLKRGDLFNAVNGVKLTRNTDFNTIFGQDSYSINLINITNGTIVETGQNVSLTKAQYTENPIFIAKTIEYQGQKIGYLMYNSFVGNFDAQLNEAFGKFKTDGIGDLILDLRYNGGGSVRTAIDISSMITGQFNGEIFSKEIWNDELQNQFSSGADGEEALINRFKNTIRTGEQINSLGLTKLHVLATNRTASASELVINGLEPYIDVIQIGELTTGKFQASVTLYDSQGFGREGANSAHTYAIQPLVLKSANKNGVTDFVNGLTPDLMFKENISSMGVLGEIDEPFLKTALDFIVNGTALTATSKNGFTNDIIDWETKALLPNYQRMYKDNFTFSSINK, from the coding sequence ATGCGTACAATACAATTTAAAATATTACTTCTTTCCTTATTTATTGTTTTTTCTTGCTCTAATGATGATGATAATCCGCAAGATCAAGGAACAACAACCCCTGAAGCACCAATTAATTCAGATCAAAATATCGATCAATTTATATGGAAAGGCATGAATGCGGCTTATTTATATAAAGCCAACGTAGGTGATCTGGCAAATAATAGATTTAATACAAATCAAGAGTTTTTTCAATTTTTAAGTAAATTCAAATCTCCAGAGACATTGTTTAATGGATTAAAATCTACCAATCCAGAAGATCGATTCAGTTTTATTGTTGATGACTATATTGCCCTAGAACAAGCTTTTAGTGGTATCTCTAAAAGCAATGGAATCGACTTTGGTTTAAGTCTGGTTTCTCAAGATTCTGATGATGTTATAGGCTTTATACGTTACATATTACCAGGAACGGATGCAGAAGCTAAAGGATTAAAGCGCGGAGATCTTTTTAATGCTGTTAACGGTGTGAAATTAACTAGAAATACTGATTTTAATACCATTTTTGGTCAAGATTCGTATAGCATCAATTTAATTAATATTACTAATGGAACTATTGTTGAAACAGGTCAAAATGTTTCATTAACAAAGGCCCAATACACCGAAAACCCAATTTTTATTGCTAAAACTATAGAATATCAAGGTCAAAAGATTGGCTATTTAATGTATAATAGTTTTGTTGGTAATTTTGATGCACAACTAAATGAAGCTTTTGGGAAATTTAAAACCGATGGAATTGGTGATTTAATCCTGGATTTAAGATACAATGGCGGTGGATCAGTGAGAACGGCAATAGATATATCGAGTATGATCACAGGGCAATTTAATGGTGAAATCTTTTCAAAAGAAATATGGAATGATGAATTGCAAAATCAGTTTTCTTCTGGTGCTGATGGAGAAGAAGCATTAATCAACAGGTTTAAAAATACAATTCGTACAGGTGAACAAATTAATTCTTTAGGACTCACCAAATTACATGTTCTTGCTACCAACAGGACTGCTTCTGCCAGTGAGTTAGTTATTAATGGATTAGAGCCTTATATTGATGTGATTCAGATTGGAGAATTAACTACAGGAAAATTTCAAGCTTCTGTTACACTTTATGATTCTCAAGGTTTTGGAAGAGAAGGTGCCAATTCGGCTCATACATACGCTATACAGCCTTTAGTATTAAAATCTGCTAACAAAAACGGAGTGACTGATTTTGTAAATGGATTGACGCCAGATCTTATGTTTAAAGAAAATATATCAAGTATGGGGGTTCTTGGAGAAATTGATGAACCTTTCTTAAAAACAGCTTTGGATTTTATAGTTAATGGTACAGCCTTAACCGCAACAAGTAAAAATGGCTTTACAAATGATATAATTGATTGGGAAACTAAAGCCTTATTGCCAAATTACCAAAGAATGTATAAAGACAATTTTACTTTTTCTTCCATAAATAAATAG
- a CDS encoding TonB-dependent siderophore receptor produces MNKKVFFGTAFLMLGSSFVFGQEIQIDEVVNELDEVVISDSKFSLKRQQSGKVITKITAKELERSQGQSVATVLTRTTGLFINGNGSAAGQDLGVYVRGGRNRQVVIRIDGVTVSDPSTSSGDFDLRLLSVNQIQEIEILKGASSTLYGSGAATAVISITTKSESKKKIAANFQSSIGTNQSQEDQGYDINEFVNLASINGTLGKVSYLASFGNQFSDGLSAAEAEGAENDAFSKFNVYAKLGYQWNDNFKFHFFGNLDQYKNDFDAAAGIDGNNQFESQQLRVGSFWEIKYPNGSFTFTNSIASLERDLTKSSFPSKYEGNVHTFDAYNKYTFNNSLHTVIGANGSYSKFGLQNIPFGTTDLQETISDTDAEFDIIDPYINVVYASDFGLNLNVGARYNIHSTYDNHVVYNINPSYTHTFGDNYIKGLASYSTSYITPSLFQLYDTAFFSGNPGLKPEESTTIEGGVELSHKKKTTASIVYFNRKSENFITFDPTTFVNFNSPDDIEVDGVEVEVSTTVLEDKLSINGNYTYTNIDKLRDNIRIPEHMFNASVGYQLSEKIYTSLSYQYNTKRTDNDFANLDPITFAPTQVSLDSYGLLDFYVSYQLLKNLNVYATMHNITNEDYQEILGFSTKGRNARIGINLRF; encoded by the coding sequence ATGAACAAAAAAGTGTTTTTTGGAACAGCATTTTTAATGCTGGGATCTTCTTTTGTATTTGGACAGGAGATCCAAATAGATGAAGTAGTTAATGAACTTGATGAGGTAGTTATTTCTGATTCTAAATTTAGTTTAAAACGACAACAAAGTGGTAAGGTGATCACCAAAATTACTGCTAAAGAACTAGAACGTAGTCAAGGGCAATCTGTGGCTACAGTACTCACAAGAACGACAGGTTTGTTTATTAATGGTAATGGTAGTGCAGCAGGTCAAGATCTAGGAGTTTATGTGCGTGGTGGGCGCAATCGCCAGGTAGTAATTAGAATCGACGGAGTAACGGTTAGTGATCCTTCTACTTCTTCTGGAGATTTTGATTTGCGATTATTATCGGTTAATCAAATACAAGAAATAGAAATTCTTAAGGGAGCATCTAGTACTTTATATGGCTCGGGAGCTGCAACTGCAGTAATTAGTATTACTACAAAGTCTGAGAGTAAGAAAAAGATCGCTGCTAACTTTCAATCCAGTATAGGGACTAATCAATCTCAGGAAGATCAGGGTTATGATATTAATGAATTTGTAAACTTGGCTTCAATTAATGGAACCCTAGGAAAAGTAAGTTATTTGGCAAGCTTCGGAAACCAGTTTAGTGATGGATTATCAGCAGCAGAAGCAGAAGGAGCTGAAAATGATGCATTTTCTAAATTTAATGTGTATGCTAAACTAGGATATCAATGGAATGATAACTTCAAATTTCATTTTTTTGGAAATCTGGATCAATATAAAAATGATTTTGATGCTGCGGCAGGAATAGATGGTAACAATCAATTTGAAAGTCAGCAGTTACGTGTAGGGTCGTTTTGGGAGATTAAATACCCTAATGGTAGTTTTACATTTACTAATAGTATTGCGTCTTTAGAAAGAGATCTTACTAAATCTAGTTTTCCTTCAAAATACGAAGGTAATGTACATACGTTTGATGCATACAATAAATATACCTTTAATAATTCATTGCATACCGTAATTGGAGCCAATGGTTCATATAGCAAATTTGGTCTTCAAAATATTCCTTTTGGTACTACAGATCTACAGGAAACTATTAGTGATACTGATGCAGAGTTTGATATTATTGATCCTTATATTAATGTAGTATATGCTTCAGATTTTGGTCTTAATCTAAATGTGGGAGCGAGATACAATATTCATAGTACTTATGATAATCATGTTGTTTATAATATAAACCCATCATATACCCACACATTCGGAGATAATTATATTAAAGGATTAGCATCTTATAGTACCTCGTATATCACTCCGTCATTATTTCAATTATATGATACAGCCTTCTTTAGCGGAAATCCGGGTCTGAAACCAGAGGAGAGCACAACCATAGAAGGAGGAGTTGAATTATCTCATAAGAAGAAAACTACTGCGAGTATAGTTTATTTTAATCGTAAATCAGAAAACTTTATCACTTTTGACCCTACTACTTTTGTGAATTTTAATTCGCCAGATGATATTGAAGTAGATGGAGTAGAAGTAGAGGTGTCTACAACAGTTTTAGAAGATAAACTATCTATAAATGGAAATTATACGTATACTAATATTGATAAATTGAGAGACAATATTAGAATCCCTGAACACATGTTCAACGCCAGTGTAGGTTATCAATTAAGTGAAAAGATATATACTTCATTAAGCTATCAATATAATACGAAGCGCACCGATAATGATTTTGCCAATTTAGACCCGATTACTTTTGCCCCAACGCAAGTTTCTCTTGATAGTTATGGTTTATTAGATTTTTATGTTAGTTATCAATTACTAAAAAATCTAAATGTTTATGCAACGATGCATAATATTACCAATGAAGATTATCAGGAGATTTTAGGATTTAGTACCAAAGGTAGAAATGCCAGAATTGGAATTAATCTTAGGTTCTAA
- a CDS encoding bifunctional adenosylcobinamide kinase/adenosylcobinamide-phosphate guanylyltransferase, with the protein MLYYITGGERSGKSSYAQDLALQLSNTPYYLATSRIWDDDHRKRIDRHIADRDERWISIEEEKEISKVIKKDSVVVIDCVTLWLTNYYMDTKNNIELSLSQAKVEFDKLLDINATIIIISNEIGMGVHATTEIGRKFTELQGWMNQHIASYADKAVLMVSGIPVEIKNSK; encoded by the coding sequence ATGTTATATTACATTACAGGAGGAGAACGTTCTGGTAAAAGTAGCTATGCACAAGATCTGGCATTACAATTATCTAACACTCCTTATTATCTAGCTACTTCACGTATTTGGGATGATGATCATCGTAAACGTATAGATAGGCATATTGCAGATCGAGACGAACGCTGGATCTCTATAGAAGAAGAAAAAGAAATTTCTAAAGTTATCAAAAAAGATAGTGTCGTTGTTATCGATTGTGTTACTTTGTGGCTTACCAACTACTATATGGACACAAAAAATAATATCGAACTCTCACTGTCGCAAGCAAAAGTAGAATTTGACAAACTATTAGATATAAATGCGACCATAATTATTATTTCTAATGAAATTGGAATGGGAGTTCACGCTACTACTGAAATTGGCAGAAAATTCACCGAACTACAAGGTTGGATGAATCAGCATATAGCTAGTTATGCCGATAAAGCCGTATTAATGGTTTCTGGTATTCCTGTTGAAATCAAAAACTCTAAATAA
- the cobT gene encoding nicotinate-nucleotide--dimethylbenzimidazole phosphoribosyltransferase codes for MDFDIKPIFNNKLEAILQNKINTKTKPIGALGELETVALQIGMIQNTDQPSLDQPTILVFAGDHGIAKKREVNLYPQEVTAQMVYNFVNEGAAINVFCKQHQIALKIVDAGVNHDFENIPDIIHAKIDFGTQDYQETPAMTVEQCTKAIQKGADLVTETFNNGCNTIGFGEMGIGNTSAASLLMSYFTKIPIAECVGSGTGLDTSAIKIKQQILSEVYQKYAPSSPLEALTIFGGFEIAMITGGILKAAELKMTIIIDGFIVTSALLAAYAMYQNVIDYCIFAHTSEEQGHQKMYQFLEKRPLINLGMCLGEGTGVAIAYPIIESAVTFLNNMASFESAGVSGSE; via the coding sequence ATGGACTTTGATATAAAACCTATCTTTAATAACAAACTTGAAGCAATTCTTCAAAACAAAATTAATACTAAAACAAAACCTATTGGTGCATTAGGAGAACTTGAAACAGTTGCTTTACAAATAGGTATGATCCAAAACACAGACCAACCAAGTTTAGATCAACCAACTATTCTTGTTTTTGCTGGTGATCACGGTATTGCAAAAAAAAGAGAAGTCAACCTTTATCCTCAGGAAGTGACTGCACAAATGGTTTATAATTTTGTAAATGAAGGGGCTGCTATTAATGTCTTTTGCAAACAACATCAAATTGCTCTTAAAATAGTAGACGCCGGGGTTAATCATGATTTTGAAAATATTCCTGATATCATTCACGCAAAAATTGATTTTGGTACTCAAGACTATCAGGAAACCCCCGCTATGACTGTAGAGCAATGTACTAAAGCCATACAAAAAGGTGCTGATCTGGTCACAGAAACGTTTAATAATGGTTGCAACACTATTGGTTTTGGCGAAATGGGAATCGGAAACACCTCTGCTGCTTCATTATTGATGTCATATTTCACAAAGATTCCGATCGCAGAATGTGTGGGTTCTGGAACAGGGTTGGATACTTCAGCTATTAAAATCAAACAACAAATTTTATCCGAAGTTTATCAAAAATACGCTCCTTCCTCTCCTCTTGAAGCATTAACTATTTTTGGAGGATTCGAAATTGCTATGATTACCGGAGGAATTTTAAAAGCAGCAGAACTCAAAATGACTATTATCATAGACGGGTTTATTGTCACTTCTGCCTTATTAGCTGCGTATGCTATGTATCAAAACGTAATAGATTATTGCATATTTGCCCATACATCAGAAGAACAAGGGCATCAAAAAATGTATCAGTTCTTAGAAAAAAGACCATTGATCAACCTTGGAATGTGTTTGGGAGAAGGAACCGGAGTCGCTATAGCATATCCTATCATAGAATCTGCAGTTACTTTTCTTAATAATATGGCTAGTTTTGAAAGTGCAGGAGTTTCTGGAAGTGAATAA
- a CDS encoding adenosylcobinamide-GDP ribazoletransferase: MKKEIHIFFTALMFFTRIPCPKWVNHDSENLHLSSKYFPLVGIIVGSIGAIVFYGASFIFSIEISIMLSMFSTIYATGAFHEDGFADVCDGFGGGWTKDKILLIMKDSRLGTYGTIGLMLILGIKFIALRETETYHIPLILISGHALSRFIATTLIFTHPYVRDTESSKAKPAAKSMSLRSLLISGIFGITPLFFFKNPMIFLTLIPVYLSKMFLADKFKKWIGGQTGDCAGAVQQLSEIVFYLTSIILWKYIW, encoded by the coding sequence ATGAAAAAAGAAATCCATATCTTTTTTACTGCATTGATGTTTTTTACTCGTATCCCTTGCCCAAAATGGGTAAATCACGATTCTGAAAATCTACACCTTAGTTCTAAATATTTTCCTCTAGTAGGAATCATTGTTGGAAGTATTGGTGCTATTGTTTTTTATGGAGCTTCTTTTATTTTTTCAATAGAGATTTCGATAATGTTATCTATGTTTTCTACTATCTATGCCACAGGTGCATTTCATGAAGATGGATTTGCCGATGTATGTGATGGATTTGGTGGAGGATGGACCAAAGACAAGATACTTTTGATCATGAAAGATTCTCGTTTAGGCACCTATGGTACCATTGGACTAATGTTAATTCTAGGGATAAAATTTATAGCATTAAGAGAAACAGAAACGTACCACATTCCATTAATACTAATTTCTGGACATGCCCTAAGCCGTTTTATAGCTACCACTCTAATCTTTACGCATCCTTATGTAAGAGATACAGAAAGTAGCAAGGCCAAACCAGCAGCAAAAAGCATGAGTCTACGGTCATTATTGATTAGTGGTATATTTGGTATTACTCCCCTGTTTTTCTTCAAAAATCCCATGATATTCCTTACCTTGATCCCTGTATACTTGTCAAAAATGTTCTTAGCAGACAAATTCAAAAAATGGATTGGTGGTCAAACAGGAGATTGCGCAGGTGCTGTCCAACAACTTAGTGAAATTGTATTTTATCTTACTAGCATAATTTTATGGAAATATATCTGGTAA